A window from Engraulis encrasicolus isolate BLACKSEA-1 chromosome 11, IST_EnEncr_1.0, whole genome shotgun sequence encodes these proteins:
- the LOC134457747 gene encoding protein NLRC3-like yields the protein MDESDSKRIPPSPAPTCVSMKSDTSKDQIIFFEGGGSSSPQQMEESVSKRKPPSPALSCESMKSDMSKDQIIFFEGEGRSTPQQMEESVSKRKAPSPAPTCESMKSDMSKDQIIFFEGEGRSTLQQMEESVSKRKPPSPALSCESMKSDMSKDQIIFFEGEGRSTPQQMEESVSERKPPSPAPTGVSMKSDMSKDQIIFFEGGGRSSPQPSGLQKRSYSAVVKKQQAVHSQPDGLQSPDFKKRSYSAVVKKQQGGHSQPDGLQSPDFQKRSYSAVVKKQQGGTELSSLVVTAERWTLEEMQQIHKAQLQRKFQCLVEGSLDQGNCTSFNEVYTDLYIIEGGRVVLNEEHEVRQIERASWRKVDKPIKFNDIFKLGSGQDTPIRSVLTNGVAGIGKTVSVQKLILDWAEGKNNQHVNFIFPLPFRELNLMKERKFSLVGLIQHFFPKIKAEEIFTNSEHRLMFICDGLDECRLPLQFNQSSTCCDVTEQVSVDVLLTNLIQGNLLPSALLWITTRPAAASQIPQKYVSQVTEIRGFNNPQKEEYFGKRISDENLASRIIRHLKSSRSLYIMCHIPVFSCIAATVVERTSEESEKADRPMPRTLTQMYIQFLIIQTSMKKYKYSHREDTEEEIIVKLGKLAFQQLGKGNLIFYEEDLQEAGIDVTEASVYSGLCTQIFREERDVYQGRVFSFVHLTIQEFLAALYVFLCFSNREGNQQEKFQLSTLLSASTLHDLHKTAVDLALQSKNGHLDLFLRFLLGLSLESNQNLLKHLLPQTSHQSQSSDGAH from the exons ATGGACGAGTCTGACTCTAAGAGGATACCACCCTCTCCTGcccccacctgtgtgtctatgaagagtgataCGTCCAAGGATCAGATTATCTTTTTTGAAGGTGGAGGCAGctcttcacctcaaca gatggaggagtctgtctcTAAGAGAaaaccaccctctcctgcactcTCCTGTGAGTCTATGAAGAGTGATATGTCCAAGGATCAGATTATCTTTTTTGAAGGAGAAGGCAGGTCTacacctcaaca gatggaggagtctgtctcTAAGAGAAAAgcaccctctcctgcacccacctgtgAGTCTATGAAGAGTGATATGTCCAAGGATCAGATTATCTTTTTTGAAGGAGAAGGCAGGTCTACACttcaaca gatggaggagtctgtctcTAAGAGAaaaccaccctctcctgcactcTCCTGTGAGTCTATGAAGAGTGATATGTCCAAGGATCAGATTATCTTTTTTGAAGGAGAAGGCAGGTCTacacctcaaca gatggaggagtctgtctcTGAGAGAaaaccaccctctcctgcacccactggagtgtctatgaagagtgataTGTCCAAGGATCAGATTATCTTTTTTGAAGGAGGAGGCAGGTCTTCACCTCAACC TTCTGGTTTGCAAAAGAGATCCTACTCGGCTGTAGTGAAGAAGCAGCAAGCAGTACATAGCCAGCCTGATGGCCTCCAGAG TCCTGATTTTAAAAAGAGATCCTACTCGGCTGTAGTGAAGAAGCAGCAAGGAGGACATAGCCAGCCTGATGGCCTCCAGAG TCCTGATTTTCAAAAGAGATCCTACTCGGCTGTAGTGaagaagcagcaaggaggaactgaGCTGAGCAGCCTTGTAGTTACAGCTGA GCGGTGGACGCTGGAGGAAATGCAACAGATACACAAAGCTCAACTACAGAGGAAGTTTCAGTGTTTGGTTGAGGGAAGCCTAGACCAGGGGAACTGCACTTCATTCAATGAGGTCTACACAGATCTTTACATTATCGAAGGGGGAAGAGTTGTGCTGAATGAggaacatgaggtcagacagatagagagagcatccTGGAGGAAAGTAGACAAACCAATAAAATTCAATGACATCTTTAAACTTGGATCTGGACAAGATACACCCATAAGATCAGTGCTCACTAATGGGGTGGCTGGCATAGGCAAAACAGTATCTGTGCAGAAGTTGATTttggactgggctgaaggaaaGAACAATCAGCATGTCAActtcatatttcctcttcctttccgaGAATTGAACCTGATGAAAGAGAGGAAATTCAGTCTGGTGGGTCTTATCCAGCACTTTTTCCCCAAGATAAAAGCAGAAGAAATTTTCACCAATTCAGAGCACAGACTGATGTTCATCtgtgatggtctggatgagtgcaGACTTCCTCTACAGTTCAACCAAAGCTCAACATGCTGTGATGTGACAGAACAGGTCTCAGTCGATGTGTTGCTGACAAACCTCATCCAGGggaatctgcttccctctgctctcctttggatcaccacccgaccagcagcagccagtcagatCCCTCAGAAGTATGTCAGCCAGGTAACAGAAATAAGGGGATTCAACAATCCACAGAAAGAGGAGTACTTTGGGAAGAGAATCAGTGATGAGAATCTGGCCAGCAGAATCATCAGacacctgaagtcatccaggagcctctacataatgtgccacattccagtttTCAGCTGTATTGCAGCCACTGTTGTAGAGAGAACATCAGAGGAATCAGAAAAAGCAGATAGGCCTATGCCAAGGACTCTGACGCAAATGTACATTCAATTCCTGATCATTCAGACAAGCATGAAAAAGTACAAATACTCACACAGAGAAGACACTGAAGAGGAAATCATTGTCAAACTGGGGAAGCTGGCATTTCAGCAGTTGGGGAAGGGCAACCTGATCTTCTATGAAGAGGACCTGCAAGAGGCTGGTATTGATGTGACAGAAGCATCAGTTTACTCAGGATTGTGCactcagatcttcagagaggagagggatgtttATCAGGGGAGggtgttcagctttgtgcatctAACCATCCAGGAGTTCCTGGCAGCATTATATGTCTTCCTCTGTTTCAGCAACAGAGAGGGAAACCAACAGGAAAAGTTTCAGCTTTCTACTCTGTTAAGTGCTTCAACACTTCATGACCTGCACAAGACCGCCGTGGATCTGGCCCTACAGAGTAagaatggacacctggaccttttccttcGCTTCCTTCTGGGTCTCTCTTTGGAATCCAACCAGAACCTGCTAAAACACCTACTGCCACAGACCAGTCACCAATCACAGAGCTCAGA TGGAGCACATTGA